A genomic region of Ensifer sp. PDNC004 contains the following coding sequences:
- a CDS encoding ABC transporter permease, with protein sequence MDDMISLTFLATLVGAAWRLATPLIFASIGEVFSERAGVLNIGLEGTMLVGAFSGFAAASATGNIPLGLLAGVAGGMLFGLVFAFFTITIKADQIVVGAALNLLGMGLTAFLFRTYYVSTGKGIEIAQPVHIPWLSDLPFLGEALFRQNLIVYSTVLVAILATLVLYRTSFGLTLRAVGEHPKAVDVAGRSVVGYRYGAVLVGTGLAGLGGAFLTLGHSNQFVEGITSGRGFIALAVVVFARWSPIGAFFVSLLFGLFYALQLMLQAQASVVVPYQVLQALPYIMTIVTLVAFRGKGAAPSKLGQPYEMR encoded by the coding sequence ATGGACGACATGATTTCTCTCACCTTTCTCGCGACGCTCGTCGGGGCCGCCTGGAGGCTTGCCACGCCCCTGATATTCGCCTCGATCGGCGAGGTCTTTTCCGAGCGCGCCGGCGTGCTCAACATCGGTCTCGAAGGCACGATGCTGGTCGGCGCCTTCTCAGGCTTCGCTGCGGCCTCAGCCACCGGCAATATTCCGCTCGGGCTACTGGCCGGCGTTGCCGGCGGCATGCTGTTCGGGCTCGTCTTCGCCTTCTTCACGATCACCATCAAGGCGGACCAGATCGTCGTCGGCGCGGCCCTCAACCTGCTCGGGATGGGGCTGACGGCTTTTCTCTTCCGCACCTATTACGTTTCGACCGGCAAGGGCATCGAGATCGCCCAGCCGGTCCACATTCCCTGGCTGAGCGACCTGCCCTTTCTCGGCGAGGCGCTCTTCCGCCAAAACCTCATCGTCTATTCCACCGTGCTTGTCGCCATCCTCGCCACCCTGGTGCTTTACCGCACGTCCTTCGGCCTGACGCTCCGCGCCGTCGGCGAGCACCCGAAGGCCGTCGACGTCGCCGGTCGCAGCGTCGTTGGCTACCGCTATGGCGCCGTGCTCGTTGGCACAGGGCTTGCGGGGCTCGGAGGCGCGTTCCTGACGCTCGGCCATTCCAACCAGTTCGTCGAAGGCATCACCTCCGGCCGCGGCTTCATCGCCCTCGCCGTCGTGGTCTTTGCCCGCTGGTCGCCGATCGGCGCCTTCTTCGTTTCGTTGCTCTTCGGCCTCTTTTACGCGCTGCAGCTCATGCTCCAGGCACAGGCATCCGTCGTCGTGCCCTACCAGGTGCTCCAGGCGCTTCCCTACATCATGACGATCGTCACGCTGGTCGCCTTCCGCGGCAAGGGCGCCGCACCCAGCAAGCTTGGCCAGCCCTACGAAATGAGGTGA
- a CDS encoding ABC transporter permease, which yields MAEINQGVRETVNSQAAQAFYRTLSQAAISALTPIAAVLVALAFGALLLWLNGFNGSDVVTVMVFGSFQDMRSVGEILLKATPLILIGAGLCVAFRCSIWNIGAEGQLYVGAIAATLVGTTIDGLSVWVHAPLVMLAGALAGAAWAGIAGYLKVRFQASEIVTTIMLNYIALILTSYLVTGPMRDASAAYPQSARLVREAWTPRLVTDLRLHIGILVAVVLAVALYIFLRRSSRGFALRVVGLNPHAARYAGMNVARNIMIAMCISGAMAGLAGAFEVAGVTRRLYQNISPGYGFEGIAVALLAGNNPLAAILSGGLFATLRSGSEVLQITSQVPQVLVLVIQGIVILSVVAFAKLRDILRTVA from the coding sequence ATGGCTGAGATAAACCAGGGAGTGCGTGAGACCGTGAATTCTCAAGCAGCCCAAGCTTTCTACAGGACACTTTCGCAGGCTGCGATCAGTGCCCTGACACCCATCGCGGCGGTTCTGGTCGCGCTCGCCTTCGGCGCGCTCCTCCTCTGGCTGAACGGCTTCAATGGCAGCGACGTCGTCACCGTCATGGTCTTCGGCTCGTTCCAGGACATGCGCTCGGTCGGAGAAATTCTCCTGAAGGCCACGCCGCTGATCCTGATCGGCGCGGGGCTCTGCGTCGCGTTCCGCTGTTCGATCTGGAACATCGGCGCCGAAGGCCAGCTTTATGTCGGCGCGATCGCCGCAACGCTCGTGGGCACCACCATCGACGGTCTTTCCGTCTGGGTGCACGCGCCGCTGGTGATGTTGGCCGGCGCATTGGCGGGCGCCGCCTGGGCTGGCATCGCTGGCTATCTGAAGGTGCGCTTTCAGGCGAGCGAGATCGTCACCACGATCATGCTCAACTACATCGCGCTCATCTTGACGAGCTATCTCGTCACCGGCCCGATGCGCGACGCGAGTGCCGCCTATCCGCAATCGGCAAGGCTGGTGCGCGAAGCCTGGACGCCACGCCTGGTGACCGACCTCAGGCTTCACATCGGCATCCTCGTCGCGGTGGTTCTGGCGGTTGCGCTCTACATTTTTCTGCGGAGAAGCAGCCGCGGCTTTGCGCTGCGCGTCGTCGGTCTCAACCCGCATGCCGCCCGCTACGCCGGCATGAACGTCGCCCGAAACATAATGATCGCGATGTGCATCAGCGGCGCGATGGCGGGTCTTGCCGGCGCCTTCGAGGTGGCGGGCGTCACACGTCGGCTCTACCAGAACATTTCGCCGGGCTATGGCTTCGAGGGCATCGCTGTGGCGCTCCTGGCGGGCAACAATCCGTTGGCGGCGATCCTGTCTGGCGGGCTTTTTGCGACGCTTCGCTCCGGCTCGGAAGTCCTCCAGATCACCTCCCAGGTCCCGCAGGTCCTGGTGCTGGTCATTCAGGGCATCGTCATCCTCTCGGTCGTCGCCTTCGCAAAGCTGCGCGACATCCTCAGGACAGTGGCTTGA
- a CDS encoding BMP family protein encodes MIIDISRRSLLASTLGLALAGTLWLDHARAEDFKMGLLVPGSVSEEGWNRIGYNALKGVEEQLGAKISYVELQQNPASFEKAFRDYASQGYKVILGHGFEFQDAARDVAVDYPDTYFLISSSAIHEGNVIGLNTDTSQPFYLMGVIAAKMGGKAGLVGGMEIPPIQQAFTGFKNGAKSVNPNFPISEAYIGNFTDTTAAKEAALSMISQGADFVVPNASGATVGGYQAIAESGPDVRSFSIFSDFTEVAPNNILGLYVADYAQGVVEVVRAIKDGNPPTENVVFGLKDPKVISFTFRDDGPVSVPEDVRAEVKAISAKIASGEINTGGQ; translated from the coding sequence ATGATTATCGATATTTCGCGTCGTTCACTGCTTGCGTCCACACTCGGACTGGCCCTTGCCGGAACGCTTTGGCTGGACCACGCACGAGCCGAAGACTTCAAGATGGGCCTGCTGGTGCCCGGTAGCGTTTCCGAGGAGGGATGGAACCGGATCGGCTACAACGCGCTCAAGGGCGTGGAAGAGCAGCTTGGCGCCAAGATCAGCTATGTCGAACTGCAGCAGAACCCGGCCTCGTTCGAGAAGGCGTTTCGCGACTATGCCAGCCAGGGCTACAAGGTCATCCTCGGGCACGGCTTCGAATTCCAGGACGCCGCACGGGACGTCGCAGTCGATTATCCGGACACCTATTTCCTGATTTCGTCGAGTGCGATCCATGAAGGCAACGTCATCGGGCTCAACACCGATACCAGCCAGCCCTTCTACCTGATGGGCGTGATCGCTGCGAAAATGGGCGGCAAGGCGGGCCTTGTCGGCGGCATGGAAATCCCGCCGATCCAGCAGGCTTTCACCGGCTTCAAGAACGGCGCAAAAAGCGTCAATCCGAACTTCCCGATCAGCGAAGCCTATATCGGCAACTTCACCGATACGACGGCCGCCAAGGAAGCGGCGCTCAGCATGATTTCGCAAGGTGCTGACTTCGTCGTGCCGAACGCTTCGGGCGCAACCGTCGGCGGCTACCAGGCGATTGCCGAATCCGGCCCGGACGTGCGCTCCTTCTCGATCTTCAGCGACTTTACCGAGGTTGCGCCCAACAATATCCTGGGGCTCTACGTCGCCGACTATGCACAAGGCGTGGTCGAAGTCGTCCGCGCGATCAAGGACGGCAATCCGCCGACGGAGAACGTGGTCTTCGGCCTGAAGGATCCGAAGGTCATCTCGTTCACCTTCCGCGACGACGGCCCGGTCTCCGTGCCGGAGGATGTTCGCGCCGAGGTAAAGGCGATCAGCGCCAAGATCGCCTCTGGCGAGATCAATACCGGCGGCCAATAG
- a CDS encoding amidohydrolase family protein yields the protein MARENPAALLARLIPGQSFALKGGTVINDDGTQSVSDIIVGADGRITVVEPFLDTGSCGACIDISDMLVSPGFVDAHQHLDKTGVLRFTPNPSGTLQGAREAFAKYARTAGPDDIHKRATRTIGRCLSRGTTAIRSHINVDKDAGFHGIETLAAIRDAEKHRITLQLVAFMTPHPGQDFEWLGKSIDGAVALADAVGGTPAVSEDPPRYLDILFSAAVKSGKPIDLHLDEHLNAGVHLLDAALDRVERFGMQGRCVFSHVSVLSALPRRDFLRIAERLKKLDVGVVTLPAANLYLQGRDYDVLPPRGVTRVAELYRAGITIATASDNIQDPFVPTGSGDMLEIARWTLLAGHLRGDELAAAHNMITAAPARLMGLGKDYGFRPGARADFVITDCIDTDTLVAGGPDRAFVFSNGRLVSHSATENIRLKEDA from the coding sequence ATGGCACGAGAAAATCCAGCTGCGTTGCTCGCAAGACTGATCCCCGGTCAGTCCTTTGCTCTTAAGGGCGGAACCGTCATAAACGATGACGGCACGCAGTCGGTAAGCGACATCATCGTCGGCGCCGACGGGCGGATCACAGTCGTCGAGCCCTTTCTCGACACCGGTTCCTGCGGCGCCTGCATAGACATCTCCGACATGCTCGTTTCGCCTGGCTTCGTCGACGCGCACCAGCATCTCGACAAGACCGGTGTGCTACGGTTTACGCCCAATCCCTCCGGCACCCTCCAGGGCGCCCGCGAAGCCTTTGCGAAATACGCCCGCACCGCTGGCCCCGACGACATTCACAAGCGCGCGACGCGCACGATCGGGCGATGTCTTTCCCGCGGCACGACCGCGATCCGCAGCCACATCAACGTCGATAAGGATGCCGGTTTTCATGGCATCGAGACGCTGGCCGCCATTCGCGATGCCGAAAAGCACCGCATCACGCTTCAGCTCGTCGCCTTCATGACGCCGCATCCGGGCCAGGACTTCGAATGGCTCGGCAAGAGCATCGACGGCGCCGTGGCCCTTGCCGATGCCGTCGGCGGAACGCCCGCCGTTTCCGAGGACCCGCCGCGCTACCTCGACATCCTGTTTTCCGCCGCTGTGAAATCCGGCAAGCCGATCGACCTGCATCTCGACGAACACCTCAATGCCGGCGTTCATCTTCTCGATGCCGCACTCGATCGCGTCGAGCGCTTCGGCATGCAGGGGCGCTGCGTCTTCAGCCACGTCTCGGTGCTGAGCGCCCTGCCGCGCCGCGATTTCCTTCGAATAGCGGAGCGTCTGAAGAAACTGGACGTCGGCGTCGTGACGCTGCCGGCCGCAAACCTCTATCTGCAGGGCCGCGACTACGACGTTCTGCCGCCGCGCGGAGTGACGCGTGTCGCCGAACTCTACCGCGCCGGCATCACCATCGCCACAGCGTCGGACAACATCCAGGATCCGTTCGTCCCGACCGGTTCGGGCGACATGCTGGAAATCGCCCGCTGGACACTGCTTGCCGGCCATCTGCGCGGAGACGAGCTCGCCGCCGCGCACAACATGATCACCGCGGCCCCTGCCCGGCTGATGGGGCTTGGCAAGGACTACGGTTTCAGACCCGGCGCGCGCGCCGACTTCGTCATTACCGACTGCATCGATACCGACACGCTGGTTGCCGGCGGGCCGGATCGGGCTTTCGTCTTCTCGAATGGGCGCCTTGTCTCGCACAGCGCCACAGAAAACATCCGCCTGAAGGAGGACGCATAA
- a CDS encoding aldolase, with protein MAHSLKSSSETARSNRPDLSTDAIRSTKEDLAACFRMAARNGFEEGICNHFSTVVPGHDDLFIVNPYGYAFRELTASRLLVCDFNGTVIDGDGEPEATAFYIHAEIHRRLPRAKVAFHTHMPYATALSMTEGAPLIWAGQTALKFYGRTAVDENYNGLALDHREGARIAAAAGDADIVFLKHHGVLVLAPNIAEAWDDLYYLERAAEVQVLAMSTGRDVLPVDPEIAEAAYRQMREGDPESARAHLAAIRRQLDAEEPQYRH; from the coding sequence ATGGCCCATTCCCTGAAGAGCAGTAGCGAAACGGCACGGTCCAACCGGCCCGATCTTTCCACCGACGCGATCCGCAGCACCAAGGAAGATCTGGCTGCCTGCTTCCGCATGGCGGCGCGCAACGGTTTCGAGGAGGGCATCTGCAACCATTTCTCCACTGTCGTCCCAGGCCATGACGACCTCTTCATCGTCAATCCCTACGGCTATGCCTTTCGCGAGCTGACGGCATCAAGACTGCTCGTATGCGATTTCAACGGCACCGTCATCGACGGCGACGGCGAGCCAGAGGCGACGGCCTTTTACATCCATGCCGAAATTCACCGCCGGCTACCGCGCGCCAAGGTCGCCTTCCATACGCACATGCCCTATGCGACCGCATTGTCCATGACCGAGGGCGCTCCGTTAATCTGGGCGGGCCAGACGGCGCTGAAATTCTACGGTCGCACCGCTGTCGATGAAAACTACAACGGCCTTGCCCTCGACCATCGGGAAGGCGCTCGTATTGCCGCCGCAGCAGGCGACGCCGATATCGTCTTCCTGAAACACCACGGCGTGCTGGTCCTGGCGCCGAACATCGCCGAAGCCTGGGACGATCTCTACTATCTGGAGCGCGCCGCCGAGGTGCAGGTGCTTGCAATGTCTACCGGCCGCGACGTCCTGCCGGTCGACCCTGAGATCGCCGAGGCCGCGTATCGGCAGATGCGCGAAGGCGACCCCGAGTCGGCACGGGCCCATCTTGCCGCCATTCGCCGGCAACTCGATGCCGAGGAACCGCAATACAGGCACTGA
- a CDS encoding LysR substrate-binding domain-containing protein, translating into MDITLKQLRAFVTVANLGQFTLAADRLGSSQSAVSTLVRQLEQNLKLRLFDRHTRLLRLTQAGMDILPVAARAVADIDGMVESSRELNALRRGKVSIAAGTVQAALMLPQLVNAFTRLYPDIAVALHDVAEIAVLEQVTNSSVDLGIGTVPEDDTELMGTRLTTDEFLIVLHPEDPLVRLREIRWTDLVDRKLIGPHRGNPIRDRLESELARNGIVLPFDKAMQEVALPLTIIGMVEGGLGVAIMTSAVTRLATSMGLVVRTPTEPHIKREVSLIQKRTRSLSPAARRFRDFLLKSVH; encoded by the coding sequence ATGGACATTACGCTGAAGCAGCTTCGCGCCTTCGTCACCGTCGCCAATCTGGGGCAGTTCACTTTGGCCGCCGACAGGCTCGGCTCCTCGCAGTCGGCGGTGAGCACCCTGGTGCGTCAGCTGGAACAGAATCTGAAGCTGCGCCTGTTCGACAGGCATACCCGCCTTCTGCGTTTGACGCAGGCGGGCATGGACATCCTGCCGGTTGCCGCGCGTGCGGTTGCCGACATCGATGGCATGGTGGAAAGCTCGCGCGAATTGAATGCGCTGAGACGAGGCAAGGTTTCGATCGCAGCCGGCACCGTGCAGGCGGCATTGATGCTGCCGCAACTCGTCAACGCCTTTACAAGGCTCTATCCCGACATCGCAGTCGCCCTCCACGATGTCGCGGAGATCGCGGTGCTGGAACAGGTGACCAACAGTTCGGTGGACCTTGGCATCGGAACCGTACCGGAGGACGATACCGAACTGATGGGCACCCGGCTGACGACCGACGAATTCCTCATCGTCCTTCACCCGGAGGATCCTTTGGTCAGACTGCGTGAAATTCGTTGGACCGATCTCGTCGACCGCAAACTGATCGGCCCGCACCGCGGCAATCCGATCAGGGACCGGCTCGAAAGCGAGCTGGCGCGCAACGGTATCGTGCTGCCGTTTGACAAGGCGATGCAGGAGGTAGCCTTGCCGCTGACGATTATCGGCATGGTTGAGGGCGGGCTCGGCGTCGCGATCATGACGTCCGCGGTCACACGGCTCGCAACGTCCATGGGCCTTGTGGTGCGCACGCCGACCGAACCGCACATCAAGCGTGAGGTCAGTCTGATCCAGAAGCGGACACGCTCGCTGTCTCCCGCTGCCCGACGGTTTCGCGACTTCCTGCTGAAATCAGTACACTAG
- a CDS encoding nucleobase:cation symporter-2 family protein has translation MHNPDTTDPVEKTYPIPSLMALGLQHVLVMYAGAVAVPLIVGSALQLPKEQIAMLVSADLFCCGIVTLIQALGIWNIGIRLPIMMGISFTAVPSIIATGTNPDLGMPGVIGAVIGSGVFTILVAPFFGRWVRFFPPVVTGTVMLVIGLSLMRVGVNWAAGGQPMIKGPDGMIPNPAYGAPFALAVAAIVLMSILLLTRVLKGFMANLAVLIGIGIGFLVAITAGKVDFHGVAEADWVRIIHPLAFGWPIFEFWSILSLCAVMTVMMIESTGQFLAVGDMAGRKITEAELTRGLRTDGVGNIIGGLLNTFTYTTYAQNVGLLQITGVLSRFVVAAGGAILVLLGSLPKVAFVSASIPSYVVGGAAIVMFGMVSATGVKILSKVDFVANRRNLYIVAVSVGLAMVPVVAENIFDQLPAALEKFLHSGVLVGTFAAALLNILFNGVPAREPVEAELAEGAPAADPA, from the coding sequence ATGCATAACCCCGATACGACTGATCCTGTCGAAAAAACCTACCCAATCCCGAGTTTAATGGCCCTTGGCCTGCAGCATGTTCTCGTCATGTATGCCGGAGCGGTCGCCGTGCCGCTGATCGTCGGCAGCGCACTTCAATTGCCCAAGGAACAGATCGCGATGCTCGTCAGCGCGGATCTCTTCTGTTGTGGCATCGTCACCCTCATCCAGGCGCTCGGCATCTGGAACATCGGCATTCGCCTGCCGATCATGATGGGGATTTCGTTCACCGCCGTGCCCTCGATCATCGCGACGGGCACCAATCCCGATCTCGGCATGCCGGGCGTCATCGGCGCTGTCATCGGATCCGGGGTGTTCACGATCCTGGTTGCCCCGTTCTTCGGCCGCTGGGTGCGGTTCTTCCCGCCTGTCGTCACCGGCACGGTCATGCTGGTTATCGGCCTCTCGCTGATGCGCGTCGGGGTAAATTGGGCGGCGGGTGGCCAGCCGATGATCAAGGGGCCTGACGGCATGATCCCGAACCCTGCCTATGGCGCACCCTTCGCGCTCGCCGTGGCCGCGATCGTGCTCATGTCGATCCTGCTTCTCACCCGCGTTCTCAAGGGCTTTATGGCCAATCTTGCGGTCCTGATCGGGATCGGGATCGGCTTTTTGGTTGCGATCACCGCCGGCAAGGTGGATTTCCACGGTGTTGCCGAGGCCGATTGGGTGCGCATCATTCACCCGCTCGCCTTCGGCTGGCCGATCTTCGAGTTCTGGTCGATCCTGTCGCTCTGTGCGGTCATGACGGTCATGATGATCGAATCGACCGGCCAGTTCCTGGCTGTCGGCGACATGGCCGGACGCAAGATCACCGAGGCCGAGCTCACCCGGGGCCTGCGAACCGATGGTGTCGGCAACATTATCGGCGGCCTGCTCAACACCTTCACCTACACGACCTACGCGCAGAATGTCGGGCTGCTGCAGATCACCGGCGTGCTCAGCCGCTTCGTGGTGGCGGCCGGCGGCGCCATCCTGGTCCTGCTCGGCTCGCTGCCGAAGGTTGCCTTCGTCAGCGCATCGATCCCGAGCTATGTCGTCGGCGGTGCGGCAATCGTGATGTTCGGCATGGTGTCGGCGACGGGCGTGAAGATCCTGTCGAAGGTCGATTTTGTGGCGAACAGGCGCAATCTCTACATCGTTGCCGTCAGCGTCGGCCTCGCCATGGTGCCGGTCGTTGCCGAGAACATTTTCGACCAGCTGCCGGCAGCGCTCGAGAAGTTCCTACACAGCGGCGTGCTCGTCGGCACCTTCGCGGCGGCACTTCTCAACATTCTCTTCAACGGTGTCCCCGCCCGGGAGCCGGTGGAGGCGGAACTCGCCGAAGGTGCGCCCGCCGCCGACCCGGCCTGA
- a CDS encoding xanthine dehydrogenase family protein subunit M: MRRFDYHRAETLEHASRLLTELGDDTFLFNGGTDLLVEIRERLRRVRNVVDIKQIPGLSDITYDETLGLTFGALVTVGRLERLPLVCQRYPNLRAAFASLGSIQVRNRATVVGNICRASPSADTIPPLVADGAFVHIYSRTNMRVVPIAEFFTGPGRTVLAKGEIVTGITVPPASDTTGKAYIKHGRRKAMELSTVGVAVSLAMEEGICSDIRIALGAVGATVLRAPQAEAMLRGTPLDVATVRSAASKAMEECTPISNVRASADYRRDMVGVLTGRAIRQALEAFA, translated from the coding sequence ATGAGACGCTTCGATTATCATCGGGCGGAAACGCTGGAACATGCCTCCCGTCTTCTCACCGAACTCGGTGATGATACGTTTCTGTTCAACGGTGGCACCGATCTTCTGGTCGAGATCCGCGAGCGGCTGCGCCGCGTGCGCAACGTTGTCGACATCAAGCAGATCCCCGGTCTTTCCGATATCACCTATGACGAGACGCTTGGGCTCACCTTCGGGGCGCTGGTGACGGTCGGGCGCCTGGAGCGTCTGCCGCTGGTCTGCCAGCGCTACCCGAACTTGAGAGCCGCCTTCGCCTCGCTCGGCTCCATCCAGGTGCGCAACCGGGCGACCGTGGTCGGCAATATCTGTCGCGCCTCGCCGTCGGCCGACACCATTCCGCCGCTGGTTGCCGACGGCGCCTTCGTGCACATCTACAGCCGCACCAACATGCGCGTCGTGCCGATCGCCGAGTTCTTCACCGGACCCGGCAGGACGGTCCTTGCCAAGGGCGAGATCGTCACCGGCATCACCGTGCCGCCGGCAAGCGATACGACAGGCAAGGCCTATATCAAGCACGGCCGCCGCAAGGCGATGGAGCTGTCCACCGTCGGCGTCGCCGTCAGCCTCGCGATGGAGGAGGGCATCTGCAGCGACATCCGCATCGCACTCGGTGCCGTCGGCGCCACCGTGCTGCGCGCGCCGCAAGCCGAAGCCATGCTGCGCGGAACGCCGCTCGATGTCGCGACGGTCAGAAGTGCGGCGAGCAAGGCGATGGAGGAGTGCACGCCGATCAGCAACGTGCGCGCCAGCGCCGATTACCGTCGCGACATGGTCGGTGTGCTGACCGGCCGCGCCATCAGACAGGCATTGGAGGCTTTCGCATGA
- a CDS encoding (2Fe-2S)-binding protein — protein MKRMVEFTVNGEAREMAVDSCRSLLDALRDDVGVTGTKKGCDVGDCGACTVLIDGEPVNACLVLAVEAEGRKVETIEGLQPGVDTLHPLQDAFMRHGASQCGFCTPGILMMAKKLLDDNPRPTDEDIRFGLSGNICRCTGYTKIFDAIRSAAREMEAARS, from the coding sequence ATGAAACGCATGGTCGAATTCACCGTGAATGGCGAAGCGCGGGAAATGGCGGTCGATAGCTGTCGCTCCCTGCTCGATGCGCTGCGCGACGATGTCGGTGTCACCGGCACCAAGAAAGGCTGCGATGTCGGCGACTGCGGCGCCTGCACCGTGCTGATCGACGGCGAGCCGGTCAACGCCTGCCTGGTGCTTGCCGTGGAGGCCGAAGGCCGCAAGGTCGAGACGATCGAAGGCTTGCAGCCGGGCGTCGATACGCTCCATCCGCTGCAGGATGCCTTCATGCGGCACGGCGCCTCGCAGTGTGGCTTCTGCACCCCTGGCATCCTGATGATGGCCAAGAAACTGCTCGACGACAATCCGCGCCCGACCGACGAGGACATCCGCTTCGGGCTCTCCGGCAACATCTGCCGCTGCACCGGCTACACCAAGATATTCGACGCGATCAGATCCGCCGCGCGCGAGATGGAGGCAGCAAGATCATGA